The sequence TCCTGCCATAGAATCCAACTCCAGGTAGATTTTCCGAACTGATATTTTTGCGAAGGTTCGTAAAGCGGTTCTACCACATTAAAAGGAATTGTAGTTTCCACAATTGGTTTCAACGAATCTCCAATGGTAATGGTTCTCCAAGGTGTTTTCCCCGGAAGAGAAATCGCTGCGCCCGAACTTCCGAAACCATTATTTTCTGCCATATTCGGATAGGCAACTTGGTATAGATTTTTTTCTGAAGCGGTATCAAGATGAGAAGCACAATACAAACTACTAACTCCAGTTTCTGAAAGTAAAATCCAGCCTTCGTTTACGATATGAAAAAGTCCCGGGAAAACGTAACCATAATCCGCTTTTGTTCCTAATTCTGCATCGGCTTTGTAGCCACTTTCGTAGCTTGGTGCTGTTCGTGCAAAACCGGTCATCGGTTTCATCATTGGTGAAAGAAATGTTGTTGTCTGTTGTGGAAATCTGTATCCTGTCACTTCCGATTGCACAACAACACTGAATCGGTCTTTCATTGGCGGAATGTCATATCGAAACGCAATATTATTATCACTTACCTGAAACTCAATTCCAATATTGAATTGGTCTTGATTGGTAAAATTGACGGTCAATGTATTGGCTTTATACTCAACTTCAGATTTTTTGATTTTCTCGTTGCTGTATTTTTTAGAAACGTTATCTTTTTTGCTGTTGATGAATTTTAAATTTTTAGAAAAATCCGATTCATTGGTTATCAATCCCAAAGGAGATTTTTCGAGCATTGTTTTTCCTTGAAAAGTAACGGAATACAATGCTTTTCCCTGTTCTGAAAATACATTCAGTTTCAGTTTTCCGTCCGGACTTGAAATTTCCGCAACCTGTGCTTTGACCTTCGATAAAAAACAAAAGCTTATGAATAATATAAATAAAAGTGTAATTTTTTTCATTCTAATTTATTTTGAAAACATCCAATAGTCAAAAAACATAATATCTTTTTCAGCTTTGCCATTGAATACGAAATAAAGATTATGAATACCTGTAATTTTGTTGGTTAAATTAATTTTAACCGTTTCAAAGCGGTCATCTCCGCCAGTCATCGGAACTTTTATTGTTCCTGCAAGCGGTCCGTCCAAACTGTCTAAATGAACATCCATCGTAACTCCGCCGTTATGCGTGGTTCCTACTCTTGCAGAAAAAGTTATTGCGCCATCTTTTCCAAAATCAATATTTTTCACACTCGAATAAGCTCCATTTTTCTTTGCTTTGATGAAAACTCCCGCAACTTTATTTTGATAAGATTTTACATTTTCTGACCACGAAATCATCTCCGCCTGATTGAATGCGTAAGGATTAACGGTTGCAATAGCTTTCGTAATCCCATTGGTCATTTTGAAAGGTGAAATAGAACCATCTTTATTAAATTCTAATTCCTGCACACTGACCGAACGTGTGAATCCACTTCCGCCCGGCAACGCACCATTGTGATAGAAAAAGTAGGTTTTCCCTCTGAAATCAATCACGCCGGGATGATTGGTAAAAGATTTTCCTTCCGCAGGCATTATGATTCCTCCATATTTCCACGGACCTTGTGGACTTTCGCTGGTGGAATAGCCGATAAATTCAGGCAACGCACCGCCCGGCCAGAAGAGATAGTAGAGATTTTTTCTCTTGTACAACCAGGGACCTTCTTCGTATTTTGTGGGTCTTTCCGGATTGCCTTCTCGTTTTCCGAAAGATTCTTCGGTCATCGGAACTTCAACAATGTCGCCCGAATAGGAAATCATATCTTCATTGAGTTTTACATATTTTAGTTTAGGATTTCCCCAATACAAATGTGCCTGACCGTCATCATCAATGAAAACCGTCGGGTCAATATCGCCCCATTCACTCTGAACTAAAGGTTTTCCCAGCGGATCGTGAAATGGACCGAACGGACTGTCGGCAACTGCAACTCCAATTGCACCCTTATTGTTGGTTTTGGAAATCATTGGGACGTACATAAAAAACTTTCCGTTTCGTTCAATACATTGTGCTGCCCACGCATCACGCTTTGCCCAATCGAAATCGGTATAGGAAAGTATCACGCCGTGGTCTGTCCAGTTGACCATATCATTGGTGGAAAACAGTTTCCAGTTGTTCATCGTAAACCAAGTAGAATCATCCTCATCGTGGCTGGTATAAACATACAAACGGTCATTGAACACCATCGGTGCAGGGTCTGCGGTGTAAGCGGTTTGAATGATGGGATTTTGTGCAGACAAAATTCCACCATAGCAAATCAGCAGACCATTTAGTATTGTTTTTATGATATTTTTTTTCATTTTCATAGCAATTTGGCTTTAAAAATTGACTTTAATTTGAACTGAATTTCCACCAATCAAAGTAGAAAAGGTCTTTGCTTCCTTTGAATACGAAGTATAAATCGTGCACGCCTTTTATATTTTTTACCTGAGATTTTATAGTTTTAAACAGGTCGCCTTCTGCTTTTCCTGTCACTTGTACAGTTCCTAATATTGGTCCGTCCACCGCATCGGTATGGATTTCTATACTCCCGCCGTTCATTGAGGCCACCGATACTTCCAGGAATTTTGTTCCTTTGGAAAAATCAACACCCTGAATTTTGAGGTAATCGCCATTGTTGATAGACGAAACCACCATTCGGTCGGTAATTTTCTTGCCAGTGTCGTAAGGATTATTTCTTTCCCATTCGGTCATTTTTTCTGTTTTCAAGCCTTCACTATAAGCAATAGTTTCTGCTTCAACTTTTTCATACGGATTCAAAGTCGCAATTCTTTTTACCCCTTCTGGATTCCAAAAAGGTAACTTTTGAATCGTGCCATCGGCATTGTAAGTCAGTTCGCTCACACAGATAGAACGGCGCTCATAATGCTTGCTTATGGTTTGTTTTCCGAGATTGTAATTGAAACCGAATACGTAAGATTTTCCTTTGTAGTCAATGATTCCGGGATGATTTCCGTTGGAACGCTTGTCACTGTCCATAATCATTCCTTTGTATTCCCACGGACCGGTTGCCGATTTGCCCATTGCATAACCGATTCCTTCCGGACAACACGTTGAGGCATATGCCATATAATAATTCCCGTTGCGTTTCCAAGCCCACGGACCTTCCTGATAATGAAACGGATCTGGCGAACCTTTGACTTTGGCAATCGAAGGATCTTTTACGACTGGTCCATCCGCAGAAATCATATCTTTATTCAGTTTTACGTACCATAAATTGGGATTTCCCCAGTACAGATAAGCCTGTCCGTCATCATCAATAAGAACGGTCGGATCAATATCGTCACTCGAATTTTTCACAAGTGGTTTGCCGATAGGATCTTTGAACGGACCATAAGGACTGTCTGCCACCAAAACACCGATTCCTCTTTGTCCGGGCATCGGGCAATACATATAAAACCTGCCGTTTCTTTCTATGACCTGAGGTGCCCAAGCTCCGTTTTCCGGGTCTGTCCATTTGAAATCTTTCAAAGAAGCAACAACACCGTGGTCTGTCCAATTGACCATATCGGTTGAAGTGTACAACAGCCAATCTTTCATTTTGAATCCGAATGCATCATCTTCGTCGTGACTGGTGTACAGAAAAACCGTGTCTTTGTAAACCATTGGCGCAGGATCGGCCGTGAATTTGGTCTGAATGATGGGATTTTGGGCAGACAATGAAAATCCTGTAAGCATCAACCCAATATTTAAAGTATATTTTAAAACTGTTTTCTTAATCATAATTAATTTTTTTGAATTTAATTCTTCCGTCCTGGTATTTCAAGAATTTGACTATCCTATTTAAGAATCACTTTAACATTTTCACCTGAATAAGCTACCGTTTTCTGCTTACCATCCGGAAGAACAACAGTAAAATTTCTTTGCTCAATCATTCCGGTATATTTTCCTTTGCGGGCATCTATCGTAAGTGTATTTGATTTGTCATCCCAATGCATTGGTATTTCGGTATAGTCGCCTTTTTCGTAGTTATAATTGTCAAATTCATCTTCATACAATACAAAATCTGCATCTGAACCCGGATAAATTTTTAAAATTAAATTGTCCCATTTTTTCTCTGTCGCATATTGGACATCGGGACCAAAAGGGATGATGCTTCCACCTTTTACATACAATGGAATACTTTGGATATTGACTTTTTTTTCGATTTCCTGTCCGCCTTTATATTTTGCATTGTTCCAGTAGTCATACCAAACAGAACCGGACGGAAGATAGACTTTGACGGTTTTATTTTGTGTAAAATCTACATTGGAAACTAAACCCTCTTTTTTGCTCTCCTCTTTTTTATTCCAACCTTCATTTTCATTGGTTTTTACTATTTTTTCAAGGGTATATTGGGCATTCAGTACAGGAGCGACGAGAAAAGATTTCCCAAACATATATTCGTTATTGATGTCCCAGACTTTTTTATCTTCTGCAAAATCCATTGCAAGCGGTCGCATAAAGCTTGACTGATTTTTGGAAACATCCCACGAAACAGAATAGATGTAAGGCAATATACTGTAACGCAATCTGATGAATTTCTCTACGGCATCGTACACCATATCTCCTTTTTTTCCAAACTGGTAAATCTCTCTCGGTACATCGGCTCCGTGCGAACGCATCATGGGCGTGAAGGTTCCGTATTGCAACCAACGAACATACAATTCTTGAAACATTGGATTTTTTGAACCCGAACTTTCATTCCAGCCTTTTTTATAAGTTCCGGCAAAGAATCCTCCGATGTCTGAGTTAAAATTTGGATTTCCGGTCAGGGTAAAATTAAGACCAGCCGGAACCTGATTGCGCAAGGATTCCCAGGAAGAATTAACATCTCCAGACCAAGTATTCGCACCATATCGTTGCTGACCAGCGAAAGCAGATCTTGTTAAAATAAAAACTCTTTTGTCACTTGTCACAGCACGCTGATGGTCGTAGACACCACCAACAGCCATCAAAGGATACGCATTTCTTACTTTTCTGAATGAACCGAGATAGGTTTTTGTATCTAAATCTTCTGGTTTTTGGCTAAGATGGTCAGGTTCTGTAGAATCCATCCACCAAGTATCTACGCCAAGACTGAAAACGCCTTTGTTCAGATATTTCCAGTAAATATCCCTTGCTTCGGGATTGTAGGCATCGTAAACACGCACACCGGAAGGATAATTCATATCGGGAGGCCAAACTTCCCGACCAGATTCCGGCCACGTTTTGAAATTGAAAAGCATTCCTTTTGTGTCCATTTCGCGATATTGCTTGGTCATCGGTCCGAATGACGACCAGATGGAAACAGACAAATGCGCATTCATTCCGTGGATATCATTAATCATTTTTTTTGCATCAGGAAAATCCGGACTGATAAAATCCATTGCATTCCATTGGTAATTATTTCCCCAATATTGCCAATCCTGAATGATTCCGTCCAAAGGAACTTTCAAATCACGGTATTTTTTGACCACATCTACAATTTCATTCTGACTTTTATACCGTTCTTTGCTTTGCCAGAAACCGTAAGTCCATAAAGGAAACATCGGAACATTTCCGGTAAGGTCACGCATTGCAGCAACTACTCCATCAGCATTTCCACCATACATAAAATAGTAATCCACGCCTTCTCCAACTTCGGAGGCGAATGACGTTTTCTGAGTATTATCGGTAAATTGAGTCGGAGAATAATTGTCCCAAAAAACGCCGTAACCTTTTACAGATTGGAAAAAAGGCGCAAAATCCCAGGTATTGTTCTGAACCATTCTGATGTCCTGATTCCGCTGAGATAATTTTCCGTTTTGAAGGATTCCCAAACCGTAAATCGGCTCTTCTTTTTCCAACTGAAAAGATTGGGTTACAGAATAAGTTGGATTTCCGGCATCATTAAAAGGTTTAAAATCACTACTTTTTTCTTTCAGAAGTTCATTTCCTGATAAAGTATTGTAGACTATTTCTCCGTTTCTTGTGTTGATTGAAAGTTGTAAATTATTTGTTTTTATCAATAAAATATCTTTATTTTCTGTAATAGAGAATTTCGTTTTTTGTTCTTGCTTAATAACAGACAGGCTGTTTTTTACAAATGATTTTCCAGAAGGATATTTGATAATTCTCACCGTGTTTGGTCCGTAAAACTTCACTTCCACATTCATTTTATCCGCAGAAAAACTCAAGCCTGAATCTGTTTTTTTATAAGATTGTGCGCTCACATTTTGCTCTATTCCCGATATAATGATCATCGTGATAATGAAAGCATTTATGTTTATTTTTCTGAAATTCATTTTTATGGTATTTATATTTTTATCAATTGTAATCGCTACTCTGATTTTAATAGATTGCTGATTTCCTCCTGATCAATAGGTTTAAAAAGCAATTGCGAAAACAGAAAAAGATCATTTTTCCATACTTTAAAATCGTGACCGCCCGGTTCTATGTAAAAAATATGTGGGATTTTATTTTCCGTCAAATAATCACTTGTTCTTTTGCTGAAAGGCATCAATCCATCCTGATCACCGCAGGAAATCCAAAGCAGTTTTAATTCCTTAGCTTTTGCAGGATTCGGGAGTAATTTTTGAGGTTCTTTCGTATTTGGAGCAGATGAAAAACCGCCAACCCAGGCGAATTTGTCGATATTTCCCAATCCAAAATTCAGGGTTTGTCCGCCTCCCATTGACAGTCCGGCAATCGCACGGTTTTCTCGGTCTTTTTTAACAGGATATTTTTTTTCGATAAATGGAATCAGGTCGTTTAACAAATCTTTTTCGAAAGTAGCAAAAGCTTTCACTTTATCTTTTGCCATAATATTTCCCGTCGCTCTATCGTCTTTCATCGCTCTGCCATTCGGCAAAACCACAATCATCGGCGTAAGTTTTCCTTGTGCATAGAGATTGTCCAGAATAATTTGAGGTGTTCCGTTTTTGAACCACTCCTTTTCGTCGCCACCAATACCGTGAAGCAGGTACAAAACCGGATATTTATTCCCTTTTTTGAAGACTGGCGGTGTGTAGACTAACGCTTTCCTTTGAGTTCCTACCGTTTTTGATTCGTAGTTAATCGTATCAATTTTTCCGTGTGGAATTTCTTTCTTTTCAACGTCAAAACCTTGCGGTGCTTGTTTATCAAGCGTTTGTGCAGAAATGAAGATTCCTGACAAGACAAAACCTAAAACAAATATGATTGACTTACTCATAATTTTTTATTTGTATTTTTTACACTTATTAATTTAGATAAAAAATAATATCTGGTAGATTTATTTTTTCTTTAATTATATTTTAAAATATTTATTTTATGGTTGAAAAATCTTTAATTCTAAAAAAATCAACATCCACAAAACCTCCAATACTTTTCGTTGCGTAATTGAAAATCGCAAATTTTGATCCCATAAAAAATCTTCTGTAATCGAAAATCATTTTGTAGTCTTTTGCCATTTCTGTCCAGTTTTTCTGGTCGGTGCTGTAAGAGAAATCCGCCAAATCTTTTCCAAGGTTAAAGTCAGCTTCAATACGGAGATAAATCTTATCAGATTTAATTTCAACTCGTTTTTTTTCTTCTTTTTTCACTCCGGTAATCGCTTTCGTTTTATTATCTAAACTGACTTGATTCGTTGAAAAAGTGAGAAACTTCTGATTACCTTCTTTTGAAATCGATAAAATCCCTGAATCTCCGTTGAATGAGCTGAATCCCGCAACATCGCCGTCTTTCATTCCTTTTAAATCCAAAGCAACTATCGCACTGGATTCTGTTCCTTCCATTCTTTGCGTTAAAGTATTCGGGGCGGCATAAATATTATCAACAATTCTATTGGTTTTCAGTCTAATAAATCCTTTTCTTTCGGATAAAGACCAAGCTTTATTCACTGGATTATGATTCCATTGCCATTGGATTTTTAGTTTTTTATCTGAAAATTCATCACTTTCCACGATGTTATTTTTCGGTTTAAACGGCGGAAGCGGAACTTCACCTTTTAAAGGAACTTTCCCATTGTCGCCCAAAACAGGCCAATCATTTTCCCATTTTACAGGAATCAAAATCGGGACGCGTCCTACTCCGCCTCTATCCTGGAAAATCAGTGAATACCAATTGCCGTTTTTATCATCAATCAAAGCACCTTGCCCGGCATAAGAAAATCCTAAAAAGTTGTCTTCCAAAATCACTTTTTTCTCGTAAGGTCCGGTTGCTTTATCGGCTCTGTAAACTTCCTGACGACGTTTTCCACCTCTTGGCCAGGAAATCATCATCATATAATATTTTCCATCTTTTTTAATGATCTGATTGCCTTCCAGAAGTCCGGTTTCTGAAGAATCTTTTTCAAAAACCACCGTTCCTTCAGGATTTCCGATAACTTCTTTAAAATCAGGACTTAATTCAAAAACTTTATTGGAAGTGAAAACATAACCCCTGTCGTCGTCGTCAAAAAGCAAAGAAGCATCGTGAAAATGTCGGGTTCTGGTAATCAGTTTCCAATTGCCGGTTTCCGGATTGTCTGTTACATAGAAATAAGATTTGAAAGGCTCGTCATTCGGGGAAAACAAAACGTAATATTTCCCTTTGTGATAACGGATGGAAGATGCCCATTGACCACGACCATAGACCGTTCCGTCAAGCAAATCATATTTGGAATTGTCATTCAGAGTATTGAAAACATAGCTTGACATTTCCCAATGAACCAAATCTTTGGAGTGCATTACCGGAGCTCCCGGCATCAGGTGCATTGTAGTGCTTATCAAATAAAAATCATCGCCATTTCTGGTGACTGACAAATCCGGTGCATCTGCCCAAATGATAGGGTTGGTAAATGTCGTCGACTGCTGTTTCTGAGCAGGATTTACCTGAGCTGAAAGGAGATTCAGCCCGATAAATCCGTATAAAGAAACTATATAAAATGGTTTATTAATTTTCAAAACTTTGGTATTTTGATTGTTGATTTAATTCTTTAATCCAATTTTAAAAGAAACACTTCGACAAGTTCAGTGTGACATTGCTAATACTAACCGTTTTGCTTTAAGCTTCTCAAGCTCACCTGGCAAAACCTACATTTGTATATTAAGTTTTGGCTAAAGCCAATTTGGTTTTCCTTTTATTGAATGGGTTAAAGCCCATCCCTATTTATAATTTCTTTAATTTGGCATAATATCATTAGACGACGTGCTGTACAAACCAATCAAACTTCCTGTGAATCCACCTGCAACATCGGTTGAAAGAATATCTCCGGAAACCGGGCCTCCAAGATTTTTGAAGTTTTTACCATCTAAAGAGTAATTGAAATTAAGGTCATCTTTTTCACCAACAACTTGAAATTTGACAGTTTTTGAAAGTGAAATTTTTTCGCTGGCAATCAGTTTAGATTCTCCTTTTTCTGTTCTTTCCAAAACGATGTAAAAGTCTTTATCCTTTTTTGTAATCCCGAAAACATAATTGAATCTTTCGCTTTGGTAACAAGTAATTCCGGCTAATTCTTTTTCAGATTTCGGTTTGAAATCAAGCATTACAGAAGTTTTAAAATCTTCGTGCTGTAATCTGTGGAATAATGCCGAAATCGGAGCTAAAGCTTTGATATTGGCTTCAAAAGGAGTGACTTTTACGCCGTTTTTAACCGTTGTAATAAAATTTTCGCGAGGACCGCGCATTGCAATCCATCGATAATCCAGATTTTTATCGGTCAGTTTATCGTTATAAGTAAAGTTTCCGTTCGGGAAAAACCCGTTTTGTCCGGTCTGATTTTTCACACCTTCCGGCAGTTTTAATTTTGGTTTCATCGGAACTAAACCGTTTTCAAAAACAGGATACTTTCCGCTCCAGTCTACGGGAAGAATGAAAGTTTCTCTTCCGTGGTTCACACGTCCTTTTTCGTTGGGACGAATCGCCAAAAACACTCCGAAATATTTTCCGTCAGGAGTTTCCACCAAATCGGCGTGACCTGCCCAATCTACTTTATCTTTTCGGTCTTTCGGGAAATATCTTTGTGTCAAAATCGGATTGTTCTGTGCAGGAACAAATGGACCTTTTGGAGAATCTGACATAAAAATAACTTCGCTGTGATTACCTCCAGTACCGCCTTCTGCACACATCAGAAAATATTTTCCGTTCTTTTTATAAATATGTGGACCTTCTATCCAAATCGGTTTTTGGGAAAGGTCAACGCCTCCATTCACGATGATTTTATCTGAACCAGCAACAACTTGGTCTTTTTCCAAATCATAATCCCAGATTTTGATGACACGGTGACCATTGTATTGCTCAGTTCCTTTAGGCGGTGCATCGTTATGAACAATGTAAGCTTTACCATCATCATCGAAGAAAATGGCAGGGTCGATTCCGTCGAAATTCAGTTTCTGGACTTCGCTCCAACCTTTTGCAGGGTCTTTGGTTTTCACGACCATATTTCCTATTCCGCCAGCAATCTGGGTAGTAATCATATAAAAGGTGTCGTTGTTTTTATTATACTTGATATCAGGAGCGTAAATTCCTGCGGAAACACCGCCTTTTTCAACTTTAAGCTGAGAAGGTCTGTCGAGAACGTGACCAACCTGCTTCCAGTTGACCAAATCTTTCGAAGTGAAAATAGGAACGCCTGGAAACATTGAAAAAGAAGAGTTTACGAGATAATAATTGTCTCCTTTTCTGGTAATACTCGGGTCTGGATAACAGCCCTGAAGAATCGGCGAATAAAATTCATTCTCTTTCAAAGGATTGTTTGTGTATATTTTATCATTTCCACGGTAGGAAAAGTCTGAGAAAGTCTGTGCTGAAATGCTGCTCACGGAAAGCAAAGCCGCCGCTGCAAGTACATTGGTTTTATTCCTAAAAAATGCCCAATTCATGATGTTCTGTTCCATATTTTTTCTTTTTATGTGATAGTTATTTAATTATTATTTCTGTTTTTTTTCTGTTAATCAACCAGATAATTCCCCAAGCCGCAACGTAAGAAACGCCGGCAATGAAAAATATGATGTTGTATCCACCGTTTATATTTCCTGATTTCTTGAAAGTATCTAATACGATTCCGATAAACAAAGGAAAAACAATTCCTGCTGCTGAACCCAACATTCCACCAAATCCGATGACAGAACTTACATAATTGTTGGGTAATTTGTCGCCAACAGTTGTCATCAGATTGGCTCCCCATCCTTGATGAGCTGCGGTGGCGAAAGCAATAATGATGGTGATTAACCACATATTATCGACATATTTTGAGAACATTACCGGAACGACCATCAAAGCAAATAGCAACATTGTAAAACTTCTGGCTCTTCCGATTGCCCAGCCTTTTTTAATTAAAAATGAAGAGAGATAACCGCCGCCGATGCTTCCAATCGTGGTTCCGCTGTAAATTATGATCAACGGAATGGAAGGTTTTGTCATATCCATTTTAAATACGTCTGAAAAATACGCAGGCAGCCAGAACATAAAGAAATACCAGATCGGGTCGGTCAGAATTTTTCCAATAGCAAAAGACCAGGTGACTTTGTATTTTAATATTTCGGACAACGGCACTTTAGATTGTTCCTGCGTTTTCCCACCCTGATCACTTTTGATGTATTCTAATTCTTCCTGACTTAATTTTTTAGTCTTTTCCGGAATTGAATAGAATCTCCACCAAAGGACAATCCATATTAAACCGAGCGCTCCAATCCAGACGAATGTTTCCCGCCAACCATATTGCGCTAAAATAATCGGAACGAGAAGCGGTGCCAAAATAGCTCCAACTGTAGCTCCCGAATTGAAAATCCCTGTTGCCAAAGCTCTTTCTTTTTTAGGAAACCATTCTGCTACTGATTTTATTGCTGCGGGAAAATTTCCTGCTTCACTGATTCCGAGTGTGCTTCTTGCAATCAAAAACCCAACGGTGCTTTTTACAAAACCGTGTCCAATAGAAGCGAGACTCCAAACAATCAGGGAAACGGCGTAACCTATTTTTGTGCCTACTCTGTCGATAAACCTACCCATCGCAAGATATCCGATGGCGTAAGTTGTTGTAAACGCCATTACGATGTAGCTATAATCTTTTTCGTCCCAGCTGAACTCTTTTTCAAGAACAGGTTTCAGCAAACCCATCACCTGACGGTCGAGATAGTTGATCGTGGTAGCGAGAAAGACCAAAGACAGCATAAACCATCTGATGTTATGATTTTTAGGAGCCTGCATTTAGTTTTGATTAAGTTGTTGCAATAAGTTCTGAACTTTCTCAGTCAGCTGTTCTGTAGTAAACTCTGTTTTGACAAGCGAACTTCCCAATCCGACAGCGATTGCGCCACCTTTCAGCCATTCTGTAATATCTTCAACATCAGCATTGATTCCGCCGGTCGGCATAAAATTCATTCCAGGAAAAACGGGCTGAATAGATTTGATATAATTTTTACCCAAAGCATCTGCCGGAAAAATCTTTACCAATCGAAGTCCGTTCTGATAAGCCAGATTAACATCAGAAGGCGTAAAACAACCGGGAATCAAATTAATGTTTTTTGCGACAGAATGCTTTACAAGCTCTTCGTTGATAACTGGTGTAATGATGAAATCTGCTTCTGCATTGGCATAATCATCCATTTCCTTTATATTTTTCACGGTTCCGATTCCTAATAAAAGTCCGGGAAATTCTGTGGCGGAGAATTCTTTCAACTTTGTGAAATTTTCTAATGCCTGAATGCCACGGTTGGTATATTCTATCACACGAATTCCTGCTTCGTACAAAGCTTTTACGGTATTTTTTGAAACCTCAAACGATTCATTGTAAAACAACGGAACGATTTTTTGGTCTTTTATTTTTTGTAATATTACACTCATAATTTTTCAATATTAATGCTGTTATTAATCGTATCGCCTTTTACAAAAAGCTTTTTGAAAGCGACTTTTGTAGCATCTTCTAGAATCTGTTGTGAAGAATTTCCTTTTAAAGTTCCGTGAATCAAAGCTGCCATAAAAGAATCGCCGCTGCCTACTCTTTCCTCAATTCTTTCTGATTGATATTGCTGCGAAACCAAAAGCTTATCATCTGCGAATAAAGTCGCAAAATAATTGACTTGTTCACCGCTCGTAAACCGGAATGTATTGGCAATCATTTCGACATTTGGATATATTTTCTGAATTTCCAAAGCAGATTTTCCCGCCTGTTTTAAGAGGTTTTTATCATTAAAATTTCCATTTAATTGATACTCTATTGGAATGTCCAAAAATTGTTGAATCGACCAGATATTTCCCATCAGAACATTCACAAAAGGCATCAGATTTTTAATTTTATCTGAAGGATTTCTACCCTGCCAAAGTGCAGCACGGTAATTCAAA comes from Chryseobacterium sp. 3008163 and encodes:
- a CDS encoding TIM-barrel domain-containing protein; the protein is MNFRKININAFIITMIIISGIEQNVSAQSYKKTDSGLSFSADKMNVEVKFYGPNTVRIIKYPSGKSFVKNSLSVIKQEQKTKFSITENKDILLIKTNNLQLSINTRNGEIVYNTLSGNELLKEKSSDFKPFNDAGNPTYSVTQSFQLEKEEPIYGLGILQNGKLSQRNQDIRMVQNNTWDFAPFFQSVKGYGVFWDNYSPTQFTDNTQKTSFASEVGEGVDYYFMYGGNADGVVAAMRDLTGNVPMFPLWTYGFWQSKERYKSQNEIVDVVKKYRDLKVPLDGIIQDWQYWGNNYQWNAMDFISPDFPDAKKMINDIHGMNAHLSVSIWSSFGPMTKQYREMDTKGMLFNFKTWPESGREVWPPDMNYPSGVRVYDAYNPEARDIYWKYLNKGVFSLGVDTWWMDSTEPDHLSQKPEDLDTKTYLGSFRKVRNAYPLMAVGGVYDHQRAVTSDKRVFILTRSAFAGQQRYGANTWSGDVNSSWESLRNQVPAGLNFTLTGNPNFNSDIGGFFAGTYKKGWNESSGSKNPMFQELYVRWLQYGTFTPMMRSHGADVPREIYQFGKKGDMVYDAVEKFIRLRYSILPYIYSVSWDVSKNQSSFMRPLAMDFAEDKKVWDINNEYMFGKSFLVAPVLNAQYTLEKIVKTNENEGWNKKEESKKEGLVSNVDFTQNKTVKVYLPSGSVWYDYWNNAKYKGGQEIEKKVNIQSIPLYVKGGSIIPFGPDVQYATEKKWDNLILKIYPGSDADFVLYEDEFDNYNYEKGDYTEIPMHWDDKSNTLTIDARKGKYTGMIEQRNFTVVLPDGKQKTVAYSGENVKVILK
- a CDS encoding glycoside hydrolase 43 family protein, whose product is MKINKPFYIVSLYGFIGLNLLSAQVNPAQKQQSTTFTNPIIWADAPDLSVTRNGDDFYLISTTMHLMPGAPVMHSKDLVHWEMSSYVFNTLNDNSKYDLLDGTVYGRGQWASSIRYHKGKYYVLFSPNDEPFKSYFYVTDNPETGNWKLITRTRHFHDASLLFDDDDRGYVFTSNKVFELSPDFKEVIGNPEGTVVFEKDSSETGLLEGNQIIKKDGKYYMMMISWPRGGKRRQEVYRADKATGPYEKKVILEDNFLGFSYAGQGALIDDKNGNWYSLIFQDRGGVGRVPILIPVKWENDWPVLGDNGKVPLKGEVPLPPFKPKNNIVESDEFSDKKLKIQWQWNHNPVNKAWSLSERKGFIRLKTNRIVDNIYAAPNTLTQRMEGTESSAIVALDLKGMKDGDVAGFSSFNGDSGILSISKEGNQKFLTFSTNQVSLDNKTKAITGVKKEEKKRVEIKSDKIYLRIEADFNLGKDLADFSYSTDQKNWTEMAKDYKMIFDYRRFFMGSKFAIFNYATKSIGGFVDVDFFRIKDFSTIK
- a CDS encoding alpha/beta hydrolase, giving the protein MSKSIIFVLGFVLSGIFISAQTLDKQAPQGFDVEKKEIPHGKIDTINYESKTVGTQRKALVYTPPVFKKGNKYPVLYLLHGIGGDEKEWFKNGTPQIILDNLYAQGKLTPMIVVLPNGRAMKDDRATGNIMAKDKVKAFATFEKDLLNDLIPFIEKKYPVKKDRENRAIAGLSMGGGQTLNFGLGNIDKFAWVGGFSSAPNTKEPQKLLPNPAKAKELKLLWISCGDQDGLMPFSKRTSDYLTENKIPHIFYIEPGGHDFKVWKNDLFLFSQLLFKPIDQEEISNLLKSE
- a CDS encoding glycoside hydrolase family 43 protein: MKKNIIKTILNGLLICYGGILSAQNPIIQTAYTADPAPMVFNDRLYVYTSHDEDDSTWFTMNNWKLFSTNDMVNWTDHGVILSYTDFDWAKRDAWAAQCIERNGKFFMYVPMISKTNNKGAIGVAVADSPFGPFHDPLGKPLVQSEWGDIDPTVFIDDDGQAHLYWGNPKLKYVKLNEDMISYSGDIVEVPMTEESFGKREGNPERPTKYEEGPWLYKRKNLYYLFWPGGALPEFIGYSTSESPQGPWKYGGIIMPAEGKSFTNHPGVIDFRGKTYFFYHNGALPGGSGFTRSVSVQELEFNKDGSISPFKMTNGITKAIATVNPYAFNQAEMISWSENVKSYQNKVAGVFIKAKKNGAYSSVKNIDFGKDGAITFSARVGTTHNGGVTMDVHLDSLDGPLAGTIKVPMTGGDDRFETVKINLTNKITGIHNLYFVFNGKAEKDIMFFDYWMFSK
- a CDS encoding glycoside hydrolase family 43 protein, translated to MIKKTVLKYTLNIGLMLTGFSLSAQNPIIQTKFTADPAPMVYKDTVFLYTSHDEDDAFGFKMKDWLLYTSTDMVNWTDHGVVASLKDFKWTDPENGAWAPQVIERNGRFYMYCPMPGQRGIGVLVADSPYGPFKDPIGKPLVKNSSDDIDPTVLIDDDGQAYLYWGNPNLWYVKLNKDMISADGPVVKDPSIAKVKGSPDPFHYQEGPWAWKRNGNYYMAYASTCCPEGIGYAMGKSATGPWEYKGMIMDSDKRSNGNHPGIIDYKGKSYVFGFNYNLGKQTISKHYERRSICVSELTYNADGTIQKLPFWNPEGVKRIATLNPYEKVEAETIAYSEGLKTEKMTEWERNNPYDTGKKITDRMVVSSINNGDYLKIQGVDFSKGTKFLEVSVASMNGGSIEIHTDAVDGPILGTVQVTGKAEGDLFKTIKSQVKNIKGVHDLYFVFKGSKDLFYFDWWKFSSN